The following coding sequences lie in one Sphingomonas sp. M1-B02 genomic window:
- a CDS encoding MFS transporter — protein sequence MRLSAATGRLVLLGAIIALGSLAIQIIVPALPMLAAGIGATPSGGQLIISLYLIGLALGQLIWAPIADRHGRRPVLLAGIVIFFVGTLICAFAGGLGTMLVGRVVQAIGASSSLVSGRAMATDKAPVGQAAAPLAVLTSVTLISPALAPAIGGVLAGLGGWRSLFWILAALTLLGGVLALRMLPETRPGDGKPLHPGRLVRTYAQVALHSGYLPLAFANALISGGFYLFLAVSPFILAAAGATSAQAGLFYSGVACAIIGGTLTVPIILRHWPARLRMLGSTALAAGAVTVILIAATGADPIGLFVAMSLIALGAGLTGPSLLAEAIERQRERASTATSLFGTMQMGGAALISTLAVRIAPSVAVELAAIGVLVLLALAARHLWAGAAKPIEP from the coding sequence ATGAGGCTTAGCGCGGCGACGGGACGTCTGGTGTTGCTGGGGGCGATCATCGCGCTTGGTTCGCTCGCCATCCAGATCATCGTGCCCGCGCTGCCGATGCTGGCTGCGGGCATCGGCGCGACGCCATCGGGCGGGCAGCTGATCATCTCGCTCTATCTGATAGGGCTGGCGCTCGGCCAGTTGATCTGGGCTCCGATTGCGGACCGTCATGGCCGACGCCCCGTCCTGCTGGCCGGGATCGTGATTTTCTTCGTCGGCACGCTGATCTGCGCTTTCGCCGGGGGTCTCGGGACGATGCTGGTGGGGCGCGTGGTCCAGGCGATCGGCGCATCTTCGTCCTTGGTGTCGGGCCGGGCTATGGCCACCGACAAGGCGCCGGTCGGACAGGCCGCGGCGCCGCTTGCCGTGCTGACCAGCGTCACGCTGATCTCGCCGGCGCTCGCCCCCGCGATCGGCGGGGTGCTGGCAGGATTGGGCGGCTGGCGTTCGCTGTTCTGGATCCTCGCGGCGCTGACCTTGCTGGGCGGCGTCCTCGCGCTCCGCATGCTACCGGAAACCCGACCGGGCGACGGCAAGCCGCTTCACCCCGGCCGGCTGGTTCGCACTTACGCCCAGGTCGCGCTGCACAGCGGTTATCTCCCGCTCGCCTTCGCCAATGCGTTGATCAGCGGGGGCTTCTACCTGTTTCTTGCCGTTTCGCCTTTCATCCTTGCCGCAGCCGGCGCTACGTCGGCCCAGGCGGGCCTGTTCTACTCGGGCGTGGCCTGCGCGATCATCGGCGGGACGCTGACTGTGCCGATCATCCTGCGGCACTGGCCGGCACGGCTGCGCATGCTGGGGTCCACGGCGCTAGCGGCGGGGGCGGTGACGGTGATCCTGATCGCCGCGACGGGCGCCGATCCGATCGGCCTGTTCGTGGCGATGAGCCTGATCGCCCTCGGTGCCGGGCTCACCGGACCCTCCTTGCTCGCCGAGGCGATCGAGCGGCAGCGCGAGCGCGCCAGCACCGCCACGAGCCTGTTCGGCACGATGCAGATGGGCGGCGCGGCGCTGATTTCGACGCTGGCGGTCCGGATCGCGCCCTCGGTCGCAGTCGAGCTGGCGGCGATCGGGGTGCTCGTGCTGCTCGCGCTCGCCGCACGCCACCTCTGGGCTGGCGCGGCGAAACCGATCGAGCCTTAG
- a CDS encoding tannase/feruloyl esterase family alpha/beta hydrolase, translating into MPAMLAVALAGCASLMGAHPGGVSVTAATMVTPAPNWAPETQSFYRPVPVSVKLCRVEGTIEANIGFELWLPADWNGRLLGAGVGGDAGVFNYSDMSRRVAEGFATVTTDSGHKAGQPRWMADAKARVDYEHRAVHLTAVAAKALSAKFYGRAVDRSYFTGCSGGGRQALKEMQNYPGDYDGVIAGAPGPYMPLQSVRMMWGALLQKHNPAGALTDADWALYERKATDACDRIDGVEDGVVENPLRCSFKVQTLACKPGQTSDCLTSPKLAMLHAIVSPMPDEKGKAMDWGLYPGVRTRPGPPSPLLRAMWADGVHNDANWKEDSFRRTADLEAANRAMPELRADKVAIQPFLKAGGKAILYQGWADPSTNAGPTLAYYASLKRAHRELDQSVRLFMAPGTYHCGGGPGAGMFGGSGHPTTPGDPERDILWALIRWVEQGRVPERLTATKLEGDQVRFTRTLCPFPKAARYDGRGPVDDAGSYACETDASLLRVLRMDKRG; encoded by the coding sequence ATGCCGGCGATGCTCGCCGTCGCGCTTGCCGGATGCGCGTCCCTGATGGGCGCGCATCCGGGCGGAGTGTCCGTTACCGCCGCGACCATGGTCACGCCGGCCCCCAATTGGGCGCCGGAGACGCAAAGCTTCTACCGTCCTGTGCCGGTCAGCGTGAAGCTGTGCCGGGTGGAAGGGACGATCGAAGCGAATATCGGCTTCGAGCTCTGGCTGCCCGCCGACTGGAACGGGCGGCTGCTGGGCGCGGGCGTAGGCGGCGATGCGGGCGTCTTCAACTATAGCGACATGAGCCGGCGCGTGGCCGAGGGTTTCGCGACGGTGACGACCGACAGCGGGCACAAGGCGGGCCAGCCTCGCTGGATGGCGGATGCCAAGGCGCGGGTGGATTACGAGCATCGCGCCGTGCACCTGACTGCCGTCGCCGCCAAGGCGCTGTCGGCCAAATTTTACGGCCGCGCGGTCGATCGCAGCTATTTCACCGGCTGTTCGGGCGGCGGGCGCCAGGCGCTGAAGGAAATGCAGAATTACCCCGGCGACTATGACGGCGTGATCGCCGGCGCGCCGGGGCCCTATATGCCGCTGCAGTCGGTGCGGATGATGTGGGGCGCACTGCTCCAGAAGCACAACCCTGCGGGCGCGCTGACCGACGCCGACTGGGCGTTGTACGAACGCAAGGCGACCGACGCATGCGACCGGATCGACGGCGTCGAGGATGGCGTGGTGGAGAATCCGCTGCGCTGCTCCTTCAAGGTCCAGACGCTCGCATGCAAACCCGGCCAGACGTCGGATTGCCTCACCAGCCCCAAGCTCGCCATGCTCCATGCGATCGTCAGCCCGATGCCCGACGAGAAAGGCAAGGCGATGGACTGGGGCCTCTATCCCGGCGTGCGCACGCGTCCCGGTCCGCCGTCGCCGCTGCTGCGCGCAATGTGGGCGGACGGCGTGCATAACGATGCGAACTGGAAGGAGGACAGCTTTCGCCGAACCGCCGATCTGGAGGCCGCGAACCGCGCGATGCCCGAGCTTCGCGCGGACAAGGTTGCGATACAGCCCTTCCTGAAGGCGGGCGGCAAGGCCATCCTCTACCAGGGCTGGGCCGATCCCTCGACGAATGCCGGCCCGACGTTGGCTTATTATGCCAGCCTGAAGCGCGCGCATCGAGAATTAGACCAATCAGTGCGGCTTTTCATGGCCCCCGGCACCTATCATTGTGGCGGCGGGCCGGGCGCCGGCATGTTCGGCGGTTCGGGCCATCCGACCACGCCCGGGGATCCCGAACGCGACATACTCTGGGCGCTGATCCGCTGGGTCGAGCAGGGCAGGGTGCCCGAGCGGCTGACCGCGACCAAGTTGGAGGGCGACCAGGTCCGTTTCACCCGCACGCTATGCCCGTTTCCGAAGGCTGCGCGCTACGACGGTCGCGGCCCTGTGGATGATGCCGGCTCCTATGCCTGCGAGACCGATGCCAGCTTGTTGCGCGTGCTCCGCATGGATAAACGTGGCTGA
- a CDS encoding 2-hydroxyacyl-CoA dehydratase family protein gives MTDAAARLIAACDDPGAVADRLRGEGARVIRVLGQDAPYALLRAAGFAPVRMVPRPGPTPDADLLAGDGTLSHRGRSLLQQIVADSSGDALLFTHADSELPQLFAAVRELLRTGDMPPRPVHMLDLLHLPRESSRTYNQGRIAALVEWLSHNYPPRHGEGDHAQHGGGGAPQAAGPADSPLRQPSAATSPFRGGSSDALATTTDEERTRPAAIAHLTGTLRIAAIAAAHALPPTEWRDLVAAATSDSEGTPVFVLGSAHYSTARQRELATRGLRMIGDDQEWGDPLVDAWGNTPDTPEGFAEPARLTPRMLAPAPARLEHIVARMEKLGTTHAIIVESDRDEATAWDAGWFERELGARGITVERIGAPAPLPAADKGPAPARKPSDGRRSRKSLASLAGFGAFQRDWFQGLRAQVDGGAPLAVVNANSPQEILRAMDVPFVVNQWWASIAAAKQQSPRYFQLLRDHGYPSDAEAYSSQGLAAAFDTDAEQAPWGGLPRPAYVQAVLGTDATPRIFEHWARETGADLFLFERSIESRLEIPLDWWDSLQDRWDEVIEPHRIALMVEELQAMVAQIEATSDRRFDPVKFAEIMDLVNEQEDYYRKTRDLIAGSSPVPVSVADTMPATMVPQWHRGTVWARDAARDFYEEVRDRHEKGEAACLGEKLRLMWVGRGMWSDMGFYQRWEESHGAVFVWSMYLALAADGYIRRTNAGQDPMRALAARFVTMGDELRMPSWAGAWHVREAESHAVDGAVALSDADPFVLRALRRAGVPVLSLDLDNYNREASDEDAVDRQIAAFLEGPATDYAKRRG, from the coding sequence GGCCCGACGCCTGACGCCGATCTGCTCGCCGGAGACGGCACGCTCTCGCACCGCGGACGATCGCTGCTGCAACAGATCGTCGCCGACAGCAGCGGCGACGCCTTGCTCTTCACCCACGCCGACAGCGAGCTCCCCCAGCTGTTCGCCGCGGTGCGCGAACTGCTCCGCACCGGCGACATGCCGCCGCGCCCGGTCCATATGCTCGATTTGCTGCATCTGCCGCGCGAATCCAGCCGCACGTACAACCAGGGCCGGATCGCGGCGCTGGTCGAGTGGCTTAGCCACAACTATCCTCCCCGGCACGGGGAGGGGGACCATGCGCAGCATGGTGGAGGGGGCGCGCCACAGGCGGCGGGGCCCGCGGATAGCCCCCTCCGTCAGCCTTCGGCTGCCACCTCCCCGTTCCGGGGAGGATCGAGTGATGCCCTCGCCACAACCACCGACGAAGAGCGCACCCGCCCCGCCGCCATCGCCCACCTCACCGGCACGCTGCGCATCGCCGCCATCGCCGCGGCCCACGCCCTGCCCCCGACGGAATGGCGGGACCTGGTCGCCGCGGCCACAAGCGACAGCGAAGGCACCCCGGTCTTCGTCCTCGGCTCGGCCCATTATTCGACCGCCCGCCAGCGCGAGCTTGCGACGCGCGGCCTCCGCATGATCGGCGACGATCAGGAATGGGGCGATCCGCTGGTCGATGCCTGGGGCAATACCCCCGACACGCCGGAAGGCTTCGCCGAGCCCGCGCGCCTGACTCCACGAATGCTCGCCCCCGCCCCCGCGCGGCTGGAGCATATCGTCGCCCGGATGGAAAAGCTGGGCACAACCCACGCTATCATCGTCGAATCCGATCGCGATGAGGCGACAGCTTGGGATGCGGGCTGGTTCGAGCGCGAACTCGGCGCGCGCGGCATCACCGTCGAGCGGATCGGCGCCCCCGCCCCCCTCCCCGCCGCCGACAAGGGCCCGGCACCTGCCCGCAAGCCGAGCGACGGCCGCCGTAGCCGCAAATCGCTCGCCTCGCTCGCCGGCTTCGGCGCGTTCCAGCGCGACTGGTTCCAGGGCCTGCGCGCGCAGGTAGACGGCGGCGCGCCGCTTGCCGTCGTCAACGCCAACAGCCCGCAGGAAATCCTGCGCGCGATGGACGTGCCGTTCGTGGTCAACCAATGGTGGGCGTCTATCGCCGCCGCCAAGCAGCAGTCGCCGCGCTATTTCCAGCTGCTGCGCGATCACGGCTATCCCAGCGACGCCGAGGCCTATAGCTCGCAAGGCCTCGCCGCCGCCTTCGATACCGACGCGGAACAGGCACCCTGGGGCGGCCTCCCCCGCCCGGCTTATGTCCAGGCAGTGCTCGGCACCGATGCCACCCCAAGGATCTTCGAACATTGGGCGCGCGAGACCGGCGCCGACCTGTTCCTGTTCGAGCGCAGCATCGAAAGCCGCCTCGAAATCCCGCTCGATTGGTGGGACAGCCTGCAGGACCGCTGGGACGAGGTCATCGAGCCGCACCGGATCGCGCTGATGGTCGAGGAACTGCAGGCGATGGTCGCGCAGATCGAAGCGACCAGCGACCGCCGCTTCGACCCCGTAAAGTTCGCCGAGATCATGGATCTGGTGAACGAGCAGGAGGATTATTACCGCAAGACCCGCGACCTGATCGCCGGCTCCTCCCCCGTGCCCGTATCGGTCGCCGATACGATGCCCGCGACGATGGTCCCGCAATGGCATCGCGGCACCGTCTGGGCGCGCGACGCCGCACGCGATTTCTACGAGGAAGTGCGCGACCGCCACGAGAAGGGCGAAGCCGCCTGCCTGGGCGAGAAGCTTCGCCTGATGTGGGTCGGCCGCGGCATGTGGAGCGACATGGGCTTCTACCAGCGCTGGGAGGAAAGCCACGGCGCGGTGTTCGTCTGGTCGATGTATCTCGCGCTCGCCGCCGACGGCTATATCCGCCGCACGAACGCGGGGCAGGACCCGATGCGTGCGCTCGCCGCGCGCTTCGTGACGATGGGCGACGAATTGCGCATGCCCAGCTGGGCGGGCGCCTGGCATGTCCGCGAGGCTGAGAGCCATGCGGTGGACGGCGCCGTGGCGCTGTCCGATGCCGATCCCTTCGTGTTGCGCGCATTGCGCCGAGCGGGGGTTCCCGTGCTATCGCTCGATCTCGACAATTATAATCGCGAAGCCAGCGACGAAGATGCCGTGGATCGCCAGATCGCGGCCTTCCTGGAGGGCCCGGCAACCGATTACGCGAAGCGGCGGGGCTAA